In Pseudostreptobacillus hongkongensis, the DNA window ATTATTAATATATTCAAGTATTTCACAATTAATATTATATAAATCTTTATCTCCATATTCATAAGTAACTATTTCACTCAACACATGGACTATATAAAGACTCATCTGTAATTTGTATATATTTTTCATACAATTTTTATATTGTTTTTTTAAAATAGCATTTTCAACTGTATATGAACCATTAATCTCTTTAAACTCAAATTCTGATATACTTGTGGGCATTAGCGCTGCTTGTTCTCTTTTCTTAGATTTTCTTATACCATAAATTATAGCATTTATTTTACCATAATTTCTAGAAAATAGAGTAAGTATAACATTTGCACCTTTATCCTGTTTATTTAAAATAATAGCCTCATCTTCTATAATTTCCATTAATATTCTATAGTATAGTCATATATTATACTATTTGACTCAAATTTGATTTTTGTTGGCTTATTATTTAAATAATTTTCAAAATATATTTTATAATCTTTAGCTATTATATTTTTTAAAATTCCATTTTCAAAAATATATTTTTTATTACCTTTAGTTTGAGTTTTTGCATCTTCAAGATTTGCAAGATCCGTAAGTATAGAGTAAAGACTTTCATCTTGAGATCCCACACTTTGATTAACCGTTTGTTTAAGTTTAGGTGAATAAAGTGTTTTCTTTCCTTTTGAATAAGTATAGATTTCTCCACTATTTAACTTAGGCTCAACTACTTTAAGCTCTAACTTTAATGGTTTATATACTAAATTATACACTTTTTTCTTTTTACTATTATTCACTACAGAATTTTCAGTAACTTTTGCACTAAATTCCGTTTGTAAATAATCATAAACTTTTGCATATGTTAATGTCGTTATTAAACTTAAGATTAAAATCATTTTTTTCATTTTAATCACTTCTTTCTTCATTTATTTTTTCTATAAGTTTTAATTTAGATCTATCATATTTATATACTACTACTGTATCTAACTTACTTACATCTATATTCATCTTTAATATTAATTCTTTATTTTCAATTAGATTAATACTATTTAACATAGTATATTTACCTAAATTTAAACCTTTAGGGTATAATTCACTTACTCCTGAAGTTTTAATATCAAATACTCTAATTTTTTCTGCATCTTCAACATTAAAATTATTAATTACAAATTCTGAATTTCCTTTACCTCTTAATATTCCTTTTATAAATGAATTTACTTCAACAGACATTCTAAAATTAGAATTTGAAAGTAAATGTACTTCAGAATAATCAGTATTTACTTCATTAATTTTACCTATTATATTCCCATTACTAAACACAGGCAAATTAGTTTCTATACCATCTTTTGAACCTTTATCTATATATATTACACCGTCATCAAATAATGATGAAATAAGTATAACATCAGATATTATATATTCTGAATTAGATTCATTTTTTAAATTTAAACTCGCTCTTAATTCTGAATTTTCTTTTTTTAAATTTTCATATTCTGAATTTTTAGATTTCAAAATTTCTAATTCTTGTTTTAATTTCTTATTTTCTTCTACTTGTGTATCAAGATTTCTAACTTGTCCTAACTTATCTTGATATTCCTTAGTTATAGAATATATATTACTTCTAGTTTTAACTATATTAAAGTTTATATTACTTAAAGCACTAAAAGTAAAATTACTTATAGATGCTCTAAAAAGAATTATTACAATGAATAAAAATACACCTAAAACTAATCTCCTTACTATTTTTCTTCTATGATTTTTCATTTAATCACCTAATACATTCCGTTCATTTGCTGATTATTATTTAATTCACGTTTAGTAACAACACTAACTTCTGTAGTTAAAAGTAATGCAGCAATAGAACTTGCATTTTGAATAGCAGAACGAGTAACTTTAGTAGGGTCTAATATTCCTCTTTCAAACATATCTACATATTCTTCTTTTAATGCATCATATCCATGGTTTATTTCTGAATTTAATACTTTTTCTATTACAACTCCTGAATCCAATCCAGAGTTTATAACTATTTGTCTTAATGGTGCAAAAAGTGATTTTTTAAATATTTCTACACCTATTCCTTCTTCACCATCTATACTATATTCTTGCATATCTTTATATATTTGAATTAAAGCAGTTCCTCCACCTGCAACTACACCTTCTTCAACTGCAGCACGAGTTGCATTCAATGCATCTTCAAGTCTCATTTTCTTTTCTTTCATTTCAGTTTCTGTAGCTGCACCTACCTTAATAACTGCTACACCTCCTGAAAGTTTTGCAAGTCTTTCTTGTAATTTTTCTTTATCATATTGTGATTTAGTTTCTTCTATCTGAGATTTTATCTGATTAATTCTTTCCAATCTTTCATCTGAGTTTCCCCTACCATCAACTATTACTGTAGATTCTTTAGTTACTCTAACTCTTCTAGCTGAACCTAAGTCATCTAAATCAGTATCTTCAAGTTTTAATCCTTTTTCTTCTGACATAACTATAGCTCCTGTAAGTAT includes these proteins:
- the mreC gene encoding rod shape-determining protein MreC; translation: MKNHRRKIVRRLVLGVFLFIVIILFRASISNFTFSALSNINFNIVKTRSNIYSITKEYQDKLGQVRNLDTQVEENKKLKQELEILKSKNSEYENLKKENSELRASLNLKNESNSEYIISDVILISSLFDDGVIYIDKGSKDGIETNLPVFSNGNIIGKINEVNTDYSEVHLLSNSNFRMSVEVNSFIKGILRGKGNSEFVINNFNVEDAEKIRVFDIKTSGVSELYPKGLNLGKYTMLNSINLIENKELILKMNIDVSKLDTVVVYKYDRSKLKLIEKINEERSD
- the recO gene encoding DNA repair protein RecO gives rise to the protein MEIIEDEAIILNKQDKGANVILTLFSRNYGKINAIIYGIRKSKKREQAALMPTSISEFEFKEINGSYTVENAILKKQYKNCMKNIYKLQMSLYIVHVLSEIVTYEYGDKDLYNINCEILEYINNLDEETLDSKFTLYIYITYLRRIMINLGIFDIDILFKNTNLLKEYDMYVKYGKNRDNIEIIDLKRILIYFERYINNYFGINIDHKKIYIE